The Ornithodoros turicata isolate Travis chromosome 7, ASM3712646v1, whole genome shotgun sequence genome includes a region encoding these proteins:
- the LOC135400320 gene encoding uncharacterized protein LOC135400320, with the protein MSAPTRKCTTSVGIKRKLSGKAEPSEEQLNDMKEAFSLFDPEGTGSMEAKDLKFAIRALGFEPKKEEVKKIIAEIDKQETGKVSFDDFMAIMSSRMAEKDINEEIMKAFQLFDEDGTGKISFKNLKNIAKQLSENLTDEELQEMIDEADRDGDGEVNQEEFLRIMKKTCLY; encoded by the exons ATG TCTGCGCCAACAAGGAAGTGCACCACATCTGTTGGCATCAAACGCAAGCTGAGTGGGAAGGCAGAACCTAGCGAGGAGCAGCTGAACGACATGAAAGAAGCGTTCAGCCTTTTTGATCCTGAAGGCACAGGTTCAATGGAAGCGAAAGATCTCAAG TTTGCCATACGAGCCTTAGGATTTGAACCGAAGAAGGAGGAggtgaagaaaataattgctgAAATCGACAAGCAGGAAACAG GGAAAGTTTCCTTTGATGATTTCATGGCCATCATGTCATCACGAATGGCCGAGAAAGATATCAACGAAGAAATCATGAAGGCGTTCCAGCTCTTTGATGAAGATGGAACTGGGAAGATATCATTCAAGAATCTAAAAAACATTGCCAAGCAACTTTCAGAGAACCTAACGGACGAAGAATTGCAG GAAATGATCGACGAAGCAGACAGAGATGGTGATGGAGAAGTGAACCAGGAAGAATTCTTACGAATCATGAAGAAGACGTGCCTGTACTAA